The Fluviicola sp. genome segment TTCTTCCTCCAAGCTCTTCGTCCTGCTCAAACTGACCTACCAAATAAGCATCCGTGTTGAATGTTTCCGCATCTGCTGCATCGATATCCCATCCAAGAACTCCTTCGCGGATCAAAATATACTCATTCACACGGTCTGTACGCCATTTACAGAAGTCTGTTGCCTGCAACCAGGAAACACCAACTACCGGGTAATCTCTGTAGGCAGGGTGACGTAAGTAGTAATCTACATACTTATCCATGAATGCCAGAGGGCTTCTCCATGCAAGTGTATCCGGCAAAGCGTTGCGGTACACCATGTTGTACTTCTCGTAAGATCTTTTAATCCAGTACAAATATTCCAGCCAGTGGAAATTTGTTACTTCTGTCTGATCCATGTAGAAGGAAGAAACGGTAACACGGGCAGGACGGTTGTTATAGTCGAACATAACATCTTGTTCAACCATACCCATCGTAAATGTACCACCTTCAACGAGGATTAATCCGGGACCAGTTTCCTGATCTACAAACGGAACTTTTTGAAAGCCTCCATGTTGTACATTGTTGTAGTCCCATCCTGTTGATGAGGAGGAATCTCGACTACACGAAGCTATTGCAACACCTGCAACCGCTAAGATAAATAAACGCAACATTTTCATATGCTTGGTTTGTTTTTTCATTTTTTGGGACACCAAAGTTAAGTTTATAAACGGATTATCAACAAAAGGTTACAAAAAATATTTAGAATGACGGACAAGAGATTGTTTTGAATGTTTTCACCGGACCTTTACACTTGGTATAGATTCCTAATGAAACTTCGTGCGAACCACCTGAAACGCCATTGTTTAATCGTGAAACGGTAACGTCATAGCTGTAGCCGATCTTGAAAGAAGGAGTTGTTACACCGATCGTAAGGATGAACGCGTCTCTGTTTCTGAACCATGCTCCCGCATTGAATGCACCATACTTGATATACGTACCGATGTTGATTTCCTGGAAACCTTGCTGGTACTGGTATATGATGTTGGGCATAATGGAGGTTGTGTTGTTGTATTTTGATTTTCCTCCCAATGGAATTTCAGCTCCCATGTGTCCTGTGAAGCGCATAGGCATCGGTGAGTTACCAATGATTACGGACTCATTCGGCATGTTTAAGTGGTGAACCGCTCCTCCGAAGAAGAAATGTTTTGAATATCCTACGAAACCTGCGGAAGCATCAAAGAACCCTCTTGAACCTCCACGTTTTAAATCTCCTGTCTGGTAAATGAATCCTCTTCGCGGGTCGATCATATCCCCGAAAGTCAGTTTATCCCAATCCAGGAATTTTTGGTACCAGGCAGCGCGGGCTCCGAAAAGCATGGCGAATTTTCGATTTACCTTTAAGTGGTAAGAGTAAATCAAGCCTAACATAGATGTGTTAATCGTACCCTGACCTTGCATGTCATGAGTAGCCAGGACTCCGATCCCTCCTGAAATGTTTTTGAAGTACTGGTCATAGGATGCGCTGTAAGTCACATAGTTCCCAGAAAGACTGGGCCATTCGTTCCGATAATTCATCGCAAAACGAGCACATCCATGAGATCCGGCAAAAGCAGGGTTCAGGTACAAAGGGTTCGCGTAAAACTGCGTAAAAGTTGGATCTTGCGCATACAACTGGCACGCGCCAAAAAAGCATCCAACAAACGCTAATAGTTTAATATTTCTCATTCGGTTAAGAATATTTTTTCAAGCTAATTGTAGCATTGGTTCGCCAATGTTACGAAAAAAAAATACAATGGTTACAACTAAATCGCCGAAACACAAAAATAAAAAAAGAATTCATACGTTTGATTGAACATTCATCTAGTTTTCGAATTTTGTGCTATGAAAAACGACAAAACACAAGCAAGTTACATTTTTAACAATTATTACAAACTCCTTATTTTACTTTTACTTGGTCATTCATCTGTCGCTCAGGATGTTCCTGTGGAAATCCAATGGCAGCAACCGAAAGAATTGATGATTAATGGTGTTCAAATGATGGTTCCGTTCATTTCCGGAGGGGATTTTGAAAACCAACTTCCGATGCACTCCTTTCAGCAAAAGTTTAAATCCGGTAATTACCAGGTACTTGTGCTGGATATTCAAACCGAAGCAGTGAGCTCTTACGAGACCAATTACCTGAATACCATCAAAGACCTTGTTCCGGTATCTGCACAGATCGAAGCAAAGGTTTCCCGGGCACGAAACGAACAATTCCTGTTCTCCAAATGTATTCCCTATATCAAAACAGCTTCCGGATATCAGAAAATTACCGCCTATAAATTGCGAACAATTGCTGCCGGACCCGTTTCGAATTCAAATTATTTGAAAAGTTATGCATCCAATTCGGTACTTAACAGTGGGCTCTGGTACAAAATTTCCGTTCCGAATGACGGGATTTACCAATTGGATAAAGCATTTTTCAAAAGCATGGGAGTGGACGTGGATAACCTCGATCCGAATACCGTCAACTTATACGGAAATGCAGACGGGATCCTTTCCGAACTGAATAGTGACCCGTACCGCGACGATTTGAAAAAGAATTCCATCCAGTTTGTGGGAAATACCGATACTGCTTTTGCGGATGACGAATATTTTGTGTTCTTCGGCGCAGGACCCAATCGCTGGGATCGCGGCTCGGGAACGAATTACGACCGCAAAATGCATATTTACAGCGCGGTAAATACTTATTTCATTCACATTGATGCAGCAGATGCTCCGCTTCGCATTCAAAACCTGCCGCAATCACCTCTTCCTTCCACACAGACCGTTAACTCCTATACGTTTTATGATATTCACGAGAATGAACTGGTGAACCTGGTTCAGGGAGGTCAGCGCTGGTACGGAGAGCAATTCGATGCAAACCTCACGCAGTCCTTTAAGTTCAATATCCCGAATCTGGATGGAGCAACGCCTGTTCAGGTGACTTATGCAACGGCATCCAATGCGAGTTCGGGAGGAAACAGCTTCCAGGTAACTTACAACGGTTCACAGGTCGACAACCTGCCTCTGTATTCTGCCGGTTCGGATTATATGCGTACGCCGGGAAGTTTTACATTCAATGCTTCTTCCTCTCCGGAACTCGTTCTCACGTTGAACCGGGTGAATGCATCCGTAAGAGCATATCTGGATTATATCCAGCTGGTGGGAAGAAGAAGCCTGGTGTTTTTCGGAAATTCGATGCTCTTCCGGGATTTGAATTCCGTGGGTGTCGGAAATGTGAGCCTGTTCACTGTTTCCGGGGTGAATGCTGCACATAAAGTGTGGGATGTGACTTCAAAAACAAATCCCCGATTGATTGAAGGAACGCTGGCCGGAAATATTTTTTCATTCAAACAAGCTACGGATACTTTGAGAGAATTTTTGGTTTTTAATGAAAACAGTTATTCCCAACCAACGTTTATCAAGCAGGTGGATAACCAGGATTTACATGCTCTGGGCCAGTTTGATTACATCATTGTAAGCCCGAAACAATTTATGAACCAGGCGAATCGTCTGGGAGATTTGCACCAGGCAAATGGTTTGTCAACGCTTGTGGTAGATGTAGAAACTGTTTACAATGAGTTTTCTTCCGGGAATCAGGATGCAACAGCCATCCGCCGGTTTGTGAAAATGTTTTACGAACGTGCAGGAGGGAACGCGGCTTTGCAGCCAAAATACCTGTGCTTGTTCGGCGATGTAACATATGATCCGAAAAACCGCGTGGCAGGAAATAACTATATGATCCCGACTTATGAATACCTGAATTCCGAAAATCACATTTCTGCTTTGGTAACAGACGATTATTTCGGATTTATGGACAACAATGAGTCTATCAGCGGTACGGATTTGATGGATCTTGGTGTGGGACGTTTGTTGATTTCCAATGCCACACATGCACAGACGCAGGTCGACAAGATCGAGCATTACATGAAAAACGGGATCAATTCACCGATTGTTTCCAATGATCCGAACAGTTGTTGTATCGGGGAGGCGGCAAATATGTTCGGAGACTGGAGACAAGTTTATACGAATATTACGGATGATGAGGAAAGCGGAACATTTGTTACCACGGATGCAGAACCGGCGTTCCAGCAAGTTCAGTCGGAATCCAATGAAATGAATTGCGAGAAGATCTATTCGGATGCATATACACAGGTTTCTACAACGGGCGGACACCGTTATCCGGATGTGCTGAATGCCATTACGGACCGTGTTGAAAGAGGAAGTTTGATTACTAATTATATTGGCCACGGAGGAGAAGTCGGTGCAGCAGAAGAACGGATTATTACCATTCCGCAGGCAAATTCCTGGACAAACCTGAACCGTATGGGCTTATTCGTGACTTCAACCTGTGAGTTTACGAAATTCGATGATCCTTCGAGAGAGTCTATCGGGGAATTGATTTCCCTGAACCCGAAAGGAGGGTGTATCGCATTGATGACAACTACCAGATCGGTTTACATTTCAATCAATACCGTAGTGGTGGCAAGCTTTTTCTCACACGTGTTGGAGCGCGACGCCAATTTCGATGCACTGACATTCGGTGAGATCATGCGCCGCACGAAAAATACTTCCGGAGGACAGGATAACAGAAGATGTTTCAACCTGATCGGGGATCCGGCCTTGAAAATCTGCCTTCCGAAATGGCGAATCGTGACGGATTCGATCAATCACGTCTCTGTTTCAAACGGAGCCGACACAGTTCGTGCACTGACGAAAATGCATGTCGTAGGACATTTGGAAGATTACGGTGGAAATAAACTGACAGCCTTCAACGGGATTTTAGCTCCGACCATTTTCGATAAGCCGAAAAAAGTTCAGACACTTGCCAATGATCCGATAACTCCATCCAATCCGGACGGTTCGCCGATCATCACATTTACAACACAAAAGAACGCATTGTACAAAGGACGAGCAACCGTTACAAACGGAGATTTTAAGTTTGAGTTCATTGTGCCTAAGGATATCGACTTCAATTACGGAAGAGGGAAGATCAGTTATTACGCGGATGATAAAGTAGTCGATGCAGACGGTTGGGACACTACATTTATTGTGGGTGGCATCAACCCGAATCCGCCGGTGGATAATGTGGGCCCGGAACTGAAAATCTATTTGAACGACGATTCTTTCGTGAACGGAAGTATTTCAAGTGCCAATCCGTTGCTGGTTGTTGAGGCTTACGATGAATTCGGGATCAACACGGTAGGAAACGGGATCGGTCACGATATTACAGCTGTTCTGGACGGAAATACCGGCAGCCCGATCGTATTGAACGAGTACTACAAATCAAACCTGGACAGTTACCAGAACGGAAAGCTGCAGTATACGATGCGAAACCTGTCGGTTGGTTCGCACACACTGGACGTAAAGGTTTGGGACGTTAACAACAACTCAAGCACCGTTCGCCTGGATTTCACGGTAACGGAAGACCAGGATGTGCAACTGGACCACGTACTGAATTACCCGAATCCGTTTACAACCCATACGATGTTTATGTATGAGCACAATCAATCCTGTGCTTCTCTGGAAACCCAGATCAATATCTATACGGTTTCTGGCCGTTTGGTGAAAACGATCAATCAGCTGGTTCCAACCAACGGATTCCGTGTGGAAGGAATTTCCTGGGATGGAAAAGACGATTTCGGCGATCAGCTGGCAAAAGGAGTTTACGTATATCAATTAAAAGTCACCATGCCGGATGGAAAGAAGGCTCAAAAAATGGAAAAATTGGTTCTTTTAAGATAGTTGCACAATAAAAGTCCTAGTTTTGCGTATTTTTGTCACAATTAAAACTGAAAAGCATTCATGTTATCACATAAATTACTAGTAATTAATCTTTTTGTTGGTTTTTTCTCGTTCTCTCAAGGAGGACAAGGAGTTACTCAAAATGATATCCAGTTGAACACAATCACAACGGCCTTGCCTTTCCTGGGAATCAATCCTGATTCACGATCCGGGGCAATGGGTGATGCAGGAACAGCTTTAAGTCCGAATTCGTCCTCTACGATGTGGAATACAGCCATGCTTAATTTTGCCGAATCAAAATCGGAAATCGGTGTGAGCTATACTCCGTGGTTGAGACAGTTGACCAATGACATGCACCTTTCTTACCTTTCTGGTTATGCCAGAGTAGGAGAAAGACACGTAATCGGAGGTGCTTTGCGTTACTTCAGCTTGGGTGAAATTACATTTACAGACCAGGCAGGAAATTACATTCGTGAATTTAAACCGAATGAGTTCGAATTGACTTTGTCGTATGCATTTAAGCTTGCCGAAAAACACAGTATCGGTGTAAACGGAAAGTTTGCATACTCGAACCTGACAGGTGGTTTGGTAACTGCAGGAACGGAAACCAAGGCTGCAATTGCAGGTATCGCGGATATCTCTTATGCCTACAGAACGGAAGATATCGATTGGTTTAAAGTGCCGGGAGTTTATTCCCTGGGAGTAGTGATCGCAAACGTAGGTAATAAGGTTGCTTACTCTGCAAATGCACGAAGAGATTTCTTGCCTACGGCTTTAAGAATCGGGAACGCCTATACAGCTAAGATCGATAAATACAACAGTTTGACAGTAAGTGTGGACGTATCCAAATTATTGGTTCCGACTCCACCGGTTTACGCAACTATCAACGGAGAACAAACACTGATCTCAGGTAAAAACAACGATGTAGGTGTAATTGCGGGGATGATTCAGTCCTTTTACGATGCACCGGGAAGAGTTTTGAAAGACGACAACGGAGATCCGATTGATAACGGTGACGGAACTTACCAGGTGAAAAAAGGATCCAAGTTCGGAGAAGAAATGCGTGAAATCATGATCGGTTCCGGATTGGAATATTGGTACAACAACATCTTCGCTGTACGTGGAGGTTATTTCTACGAAAACATTTCAAAAGGAGGTCGTCAGTTCTTTACGATGGGTGTCGGATTCAAGTACAACATCTTCAGTTTTGACTTCTCATACCTGGCAGCAATGAAAAGAAACAACCCATTGGCAAACACGATGCGTTTCACGCTTCGCTTCACATTGGGTGACAAAGCAGATAAAACAGAGGCTAAACCTGAATAATGGATATTCGGATAGGTTTCGGAGTTGATGTTCATCGCCTGGAAGAAGGCCGCGAATTTTGGTTGGGAGGTTTAAAGCTCCCTTCTTCGTTTGGTGCCGTTGGGCATTCAGATGCGGATGTGCTCATTCATGCTATTTGCGATGCTTTATTGGGTGCTTTGAACCTGCGTGATATCGGGTTCCATTTTTCAGATACCGACCCGCAATACAAAGGAATCGATTCCAAAATTTTACTGAAGAATGTCATGGGCCTGATCAAAGAAAAGCAGTTTTCAGTGGTCAATATCGACACAACCGTGATTTTGGAAAAACCGAAAGTGAATCCGCACATTCCTGAAATGCAAGCCATTCTGGCCAAGCTGTTGGAAGTGGAAACTGATCGTGTTTCCATCAAGGCAACCACGCATGAAAAAGTAGATTCATTCGGTGCCGGGGAAGCCGTGAAAGCTTATGCCGTTTGTTTGGTGACGAAATAGTTCAAAAGTTCAAAAGTTCAAAAGTTCAAATGTTCAAATGTTCAAATGTTCAAATGTTCAAATTGAACTTTTTAAACCTTTGGAACTCTTTGAACAGTTTTAACTTTTTGAACCATCTAAGACCATATCATACCGGTGCATGCCTTCTCCATAGGAATTCTCAGTTATTTTCACCGTCCGGAATCCATACTTTTCAAAAAACGAATACGAAAACTGGGTGGTGTCCAGGATGACTTTCCTGCCGGGAAATAAGCGGTCGATCTCTTTCAATCGAAAACGGAGCAATTGTTCGCCGAATCCTTTTTTATGGTAATTACGGCGTACCATTCCCCAAACGAAGGTAATGGAATCAACCCCATCGATTCCTTTCTTTTCACCGATCCCTCCGCAGCCAATGGGTTTATTTTCCAGTTCCAGCACATAATAAGGTGGATTATCCGTCGCTTCCGGATCTCCGAGCTTCGTTAAAAAGCGCTCAAATTCATCCACTTCCTCCAGGGTAAAATATTTCGGAACATTTGTCCGGAAGATTTCCATGCAGGAGTCTTTGTCGGAATCCCGGTACGTTCTTATGTTTGCTGTTTGCTGGTTCATCACTGAAAATTCTTACCGCTAAATATAATTCTTTCCCTGTTCATAATTTCAAAACACAAGTAGACGTCACCTTCGGGAGACTTTGTATATTTGTTCTTCATAAGAATTCAGACATGAAAGTAAACCCCGCATACAACACGAAAGAAAGTTTATTGGAATTGTACAACAAGCCTTTGTTGGAACTTGTTTTTGAAGCAGCAACCATCCACCGTCAATACCATAACCCGAGAGAAGTACAGATGTCTTCCCTGTTGAGTATTAAAACAGGAGGATGCCCGGAAGATTGCGGATATTGTCCGCAGGCTGCACGTTATCATACCAATGTAGAAGCTCACAAGTTAATGACAGTTGAATCGGTGATCGAGCAGGCAAAAAATGCACAGGCAAACGGTTCTTCCCGTTTGTGTATGGGAGCAGCATGGAGAGAAGTGCGTGATAACAAGGATTTCGACAATGTAATTGAAATGGTTGCAGCAGTAAACGGACTGGGAATGGAAGTTTGTGCAACGCTTGGAATGATGAACGAAGACCAGGCTAAACGTTTGAAAAATGCCGGTTTGTTTGCATACAATCACAACCTGGATTCTTCCAAAGAGTTTTACGGAGACGTGATTTCTACCCGTGAATACGAAGATCGTTTGAATACGATCGACAATGCGAAAAAAGCCGGTTTGACGGTTTGTTCCGGGGGAATTATCGGGATGGGAGAAGCTGTTGAAGACCGTGTAGGTTTATTGATGAGCTACATGGAAATGGAAAATCCACCGGAGTCTATTCCGATCAATGCCCTGGTTGCAGTAGAAGGAACGCCGTTGGAAGACCAAAAACCAATCGAACAATGGGAAATGATCCGCATGGTGGCAACTACGCGTATCGCATTCCCGGAAGCAGTTGTGCGTTTATCCGCAGGAAGAACAAAAATGACGATGGAAGGTCAGGCTTTATGCTTCATGGCAGGAGCGGGATCTATTTTCGCAGGAGATAAGTTATTGACCACTCCGAATCCGGAGTTTAACGAAGACAAAGAGATGTTCGAAATTTTGGGATTGATCCCGAAAGAAGCATTCGCCGATGGTGAACAGCCGGTTTCGAAACCAGATCCGATCATCGAAGCAAGAAAAGAAAAAGAAGCGCAGCGTGCAAAAGAATTGGCGGAGGCAAAAATCGCATCAGCCGGATTTGTTCCGCGCAAAGTGACTGTTTCTTAAATCGCAGGTTTGAAGTTTCAACACCATTTACAGGATAGAATAGAGAAGGGGAGTTTACGCTCCCTTTTGTCGTTTGATAACCACGCTGATTTTTGGTCGAACGACTATTTGGGCCTGGCACAACGTGCGCACACTATTGAGATAACCGGAAGCACCGGTTCCCGTTTAATTTCGGGAAATTCGAAAACGATAGAAGATTCGGAAAGCAGGATTGCTGCTCATTTTCAATCCGAAGCAGCCCTTGTCTTTAATTCGGGCTACGATGCAAACGTGGGATTGTTTTCTTCCCTTCCGCAAAAAGGCGACACCATTCTATACGATGAATTGGTGCACGCTTCTGTCCGCGACGGGATCCGTCTGAGCTTTGCCAATTCCTTTTCGTTCAGGCATAACGATGCGGCAGATCTGGAGAAGAAATTGAAAAAAGCAACCGGGACCATTTTTGTAGCTGTGGAATCGCTTTACAGCATGGATGGAGACATAGCGCCTTTGGTTGAAATAAATCGCCTCTGCACCGCATATAAAGCCTTATTGATCGTAGACGAAGCACATTCCGGAGGCGTGTTCGGGAAGGAAGGAAAAGGGTTGTGCAACGAACTGGGAATTTCAGATTCCGTTTTCATCCGTTTATTCACCTTCGGGAAAGCTTACGGGGCGCATGGAGCGGCTGTTTGCTGCCCGGAAGAAGTCAGGCAGTTCCTGATCAATTTTGCGCGTTCCTTCATTTACACAACGGCTCTTCCGGAAGCCATGTATCTGCATATCGTACATCAGATCGAACAGAGTAAGAATCCTGCTTTAAGAGAAAAACTGCAGAAAAATATCGCTCATTTTACCCAAAGCATTCAATCTACTTTAAGCGCCTCTAACTCTCCGATCCAGGTTCTGGAATTCTCAGATCTGGAAGTTTGTAAACAAAAAGCGGATCAATTGCAGCAAGCAGGATTTGCAGTAAAAGCCATTTTACCACCAACCGTTCCAGCCGGTTCACAGCGTTTACGCATTTGTATTCATGCATTCAATACGGAACCTGAAATAGATCATCTGATTGGATTTTTAAAAGGCTGACCAAATTTTTTTTTGGAGGATTTGCTAATTTTTTTCCATTACAAAACTCATTGATTTTTAGCTTGTTAAAAATTGCAACGAGGCTCGTGCAAAAATATTGTACGCACAATATCACCATCGGATCACCGTTTTTGAAGGCAAATAAAAAAATCACTTATGAAAAAGATACTTGCCTTAACAACCCTGAGTCTCCTGATCCTGTCCTGCAAAAAAGACAAATTGAATCCTGTTCCACAAGCTGCCAATTCTTACACACATGTCAGCACAGTTGGCTCTTACTGGGTTTATGAATGGTACGACGTAGATTCTACCGGAAATGAAACACCCTGGAATGTCAGTTGGAAAGATACCATTCG includes the following:
- a CDS encoding type IX secretion system membrane protein PorP/SprF, which translates into the protein MRNIKLLAFVGCFFGACQLYAQDPTFTQFYANPLYLNPAFAGSHGCARFAMNYRNEWPSLSGNYVTYSASYDQYFKNISGGIGVLATHDMQGQGTINTSMLGLIYSYHLKVNRKFAMLFGARAAWYQKFLDWDKLTFGDMIDPRRGFIYQTGDLKRGGSRGFFDASAGFVGYSKHFFFGGAVHHLNMPNESVIIGNSPMPMRFTGHMGAEIPLGGKSKYNNTTSIMPNIIYQYQQGFQEINIGTYIKYGAFNAGAWFRNRDAFILTIGVTTPSFKIGYSYDVTVSRLNNGVSGGSHEVSLGIYTKCKGPVKTFKTISCPSF
- the porU gene encoding type IX secretion system sortase PorU, which codes for MKNDKTQASYIFNNYYKLLILLLLGHSSVAQDVPVEIQWQQPKELMINGVQMMVPFISGGDFENQLPMHSFQQKFKSGNYQVLVLDIQTEAVSSYETNYLNTIKDLVPVSAQIEAKVSRARNEQFLFSKCIPYIKTASGYQKITAYKLRTIAAGPVSNSNYLKSYASNSVLNSGLWYKISVPNDGIYQLDKAFFKSMGVDVDNLDPNTVNLYGNADGILSELNSDPYRDDLKKNSIQFVGNTDTAFADDEYFVFFGAGPNRWDRGSGTNYDRKMHIYSAVNTYFIHIDAADAPLRIQNLPQSPLPSTQTVNSYTFYDIHENELVNLVQGGQRWYGEQFDANLTQSFKFNIPNLDGATPVQVTYATASNASSGGNSFQVTYNGSQVDNLPLYSAGSDYMRTPGSFTFNASSSPELVLTLNRVNASVRAYLDYIQLVGRRSLVFFGNSMLFRDLNSVGVGNVSLFTVSGVNAAHKVWDVTSKTNPRLIEGTLAGNIFSFKQATDTLREFLVFNENSYSQPTFIKQVDNQDLHALGQFDYIIVSPKQFMNQANRLGDLHQANGLSTLVVDVETVYNEFSSGNQDATAIRRFVKMFYERAGGNAALQPKYLCLFGDVTYDPKNRVAGNNYMIPTYEYLNSENHISALVTDDYFGFMDNNESISGTDLMDLGVGRLLISNATHAQTQVDKIEHYMKNGINSPIVSNDPNSCCIGEAANMFGDWRQVYTNITDDEESGTFVTTDAEPAFQQVQSESNEMNCEKIYSDAYTQVSTTGGHRYPDVLNAITDRVERGSLITNYIGHGGEVGAAEERIITIPQANSWTNLNRMGLFVTSTCEFTKFDDPSRESIGELISLNPKGGCIALMTTTRSVYISINTVVVASFFSHVLERDANFDALTFGEIMRRTKNTSGGQDNRRCFNLIGDPALKICLPKWRIVTDSINHVSVSNGADTVRALTKMHVVGHLEDYGGNKLTAFNGILAPTIFDKPKKVQTLANDPITPSNPDGSPIITFTTQKNALYKGRATVTNGDFKFEFIVPKDIDFNYGRGKISYYADDKVVDADGWDTTFIVGGINPNPPVDNVGPELKIYLNDDSFVNGSISSANPLLVVEAYDEFGINTVGNGIGHDITAVLDGNTGSPIVLNEYYKSNLDSYQNGKLQYTMRNLSVGSHTLDVKVWDVNNNSSTVRLDFTVTEDQDVQLDHVLNYPNPFTTHTMFMYEHNQSCASLETQINIYTVSGRLVKTINQLVPTNGFRVEGISWDGKDDFGDQLAKGVYVYQLKVTMPDGKKAQKMEKLVLLR
- the porV gene encoding type IX secretion system outer membrane channel protein PorV, yielding MLSHKLLVINLFVGFFSFSQGGQGVTQNDIQLNTITTALPFLGINPDSRSGAMGDAGTALSPNSSSTMWNTAMLNFAESKSEIGVSYTPWLRQLTNDMHLSYLSGYARVGERHVIGGALRYFSLGEITFTDQAGNYIREFKPNEFELTLSYAFKLAEKHSIGVNGKFAYSNLTGGLVTAGTETKAAIAGIADISYAYRTEDIDWFKVPGVYSLGVVIANVGNKVAYSANARRDFLPTALRIGNAYTAKIDKYNSLTVSVDVSKLLVPTPPVYATINGEQTLISGKNNDVGVIAGMIQSFYDAPGRVLKDDNGDPIDNGDGTYQVKKGSKFGEEMREIMIGSGLEYWYNNIFAVRGGYFYENISKGGRQFFTMGVGFKYNIFSFDFSYLAAMKRNNPLANTMRFTLRFTLGDKADKTEAKPE
- the ispF gene encoding 2-C-methyl-D-erythritol 2,4-cyclodiphosphate synthase; protein product: MDIRIGFGVDVHRLEEGREFWLGGLKLPSSFGAVGHSDADVLIHAICDALLGALNLRDIGFHFSDTDPQYKGIDSKILLKNVMGLIKEKQFSVVNIDTTVILEKPKVNPHIPEMQAILAKLLEVETDRVSIKATTHEKVDSFGAGEAVKAYAVCLVTK
- a CDS encoding GNAT family N-acetyltransferase, yielding MNQQTANIRTYRDSDKDSCMEIFRTNVPKYFTLEEVDEFERFLTKLGDPEATDNPPYYVLELENKPIGCGGIGEKKGIDGVDSITFVWGMVRRNYHKKGFGEQLLRFRLKEIDRLFPGRKVILDTTQFSYSFFEKYGFRTVKITENSYGEGMHRYDMVLDGSKS
- the bioB gene encoding biotin synthase BioB, with translation MKVNPAYNTKESLLELYNKPLLELVFEAATIHRQYHNPREVQMSSLLSIKTGGCPEDCGYCPQAARYHTNVEAHKLMTVESVIEQAKNAQANGSSRLCMGAAWREVRDNKDFDNVIEMVAAVNGLGMEVCATLGMMNEDQAKRLKNAGLFAYNHNLDSSKEFYGDVISTREYEDRLNTIDNAKKAGLTVCSGGIIGMGEAVEDRVGLLMSYMEMENPPESIPINALVAVEGTPLEDQKPIEQWEMIRMVATTRIAFPEAVVRLSAGRTKMTMEGQALCFMAGAGSIFAGDKLLTTPNPEFNEDKEMFEILGLIPKEAFADGEQPVSKPDPIIEARKEKEAQRAKELAEAKIASAGFVPRKVTVS
- a CDS encoding 8-amino-7-oxononanoate synthase, which encodes MKFQHHLQDRIEKGSLRSLLSFDNHADFWSNDYLGLAQRAHTIEITGSTGSRLISGNSKTIEDSESRIAAHFQSEAALVFNSGYDANVGLFSSLPQKGDTILYDELVHASVRDGIRLSFANSFSFRHNDAADLEKKLKKATGTIFVAVESLYSMDGDIAPLVEINRLCTAYKALLIVDEAHSGGVFGKEGKGLCNELGISDSVFIRLFTFGKAYGAHGAAVCCPEEVRQFLINFARSFIYTTALPEAMYLHIVHQIEQSKNPALREKLQKNIAHFTQSIQSTLSASNSPIQVLEFSDLEVCKQKADQLQQAGFAVKAILPPTVPAGSQRLRICIHAFNTEPEIDHLIGFLKG